The following are encoded together in the Hydrogenobacter hydrogenophilus genome:
- the coxB gene encoding cytochrome c oxidase subunit II, translated as MDTLPLAYPAHLWDRIYDIWLFIAVVIYLVVAIPMLYFMIKYRYRPGKNENGAHIEGNNALEVTWTVIPLLIVIYLATQSFVFYRQQRNAPKDAMEIKVTGFMWGWEVDYPTGKKVFAFFSPDYKIPEEQKIVIPVGKPIKVLLTSRDVIHSFYVRPAKVMEDAVPGRITHLWFQINKPGEYWAFCREYCGTQHSHMVAIIKAVPQDEFDKWVKAGTNQSTSNIELASKSKEVQ; from the coding sequence ATGGATACTCTGCCCCTTGCCTATCCTGCTCATCTGTGGGATAGGATCTATGACATATGGTTATTTATAGCTGTGGTTATCTATCTTGTGGTTGCCATCCCTATGCTCTACTTTATGATAAAGTATAGGTATAGACCTGGAAAGAATGAAAACGGTGCACACATTGAAGGAAACAATGCCCTTGAGGTCACCTGGACAGTCATACCTCTACTTATAGTCATATACTTGGCAACGCAGAGTTTTGTCTTTTATAGACAGCAGAGAAACGCACCTAAAGACGCTATGGAAATAAAGGTTACTGGTTTTATGTGGGGTTGGGAAGTAGATTATCCTACAGGAAAGAAGGTTTTTGCCTTCTTCAGTCCAGACTACAAGATACCAGAAGAACAAAAAATAGTCATCCCTGTAGGAAAGCCCATCAAGGTGCTTTTGACCTCAAGGGATGTAATACACTCCTTTTATGTACGTCCAGCCAAGGTGATGGAAGACGCTGTTCCGGGTAGAATAACCCACCTTTGGTTCCAAATAAACAAACCAGGAGAGTACTGGGCTTTCTGTAGGGAGTACTGTGGCACCCAGCATTCACATATGGTAGCTATAATAAAAGCGGTGCCTCAAGACGAATTTGATAAATGGGTGAAGGCTGGTACAAACCAGTCTACCAGTAATATTGAGTTAGCAAGTAAATCAAAGGAGGTGCAGTGA
- a CDS encoding OmpA family protein, protein MKKTLISYLFIVCMAQAQEYNFNVLDGINESLRIVEVAYKSGAEEKDRYHFEKARAYSDISMYLASEQDGIGSKIFAIRSMNSASKALGGLKGIDPMEFISDEKFEKLTGLSLKEVNERLQYIRENKGENCAPDELAKTEAYYEALFYEINKEKVNRVVLMKLYNDVVNNSFSAQEKLRSAIDNKLECYTGKTQIVQAQVQEEKPKEEEKPKEESIKEEPLMVTARIHFDFDRYNIKKEYIPLLNQVVKTLKENPSVKVRIEGYTDNIGSKAYNDRLALRRAQAVRDYLVKHGIEESRIETVGFGKEKYIADNKTSIGRFTNRRADFIILRLSSQ, encoded by the coding sequence ATGAAAAAAACTCTTATATCTTACCTATTTATCGTTTGTATGGCACAAGCTCAAGAATACAATTTCAATGTCTTGGATGGCATAAACGAGTCCCTAAGGATCGTTGAAGTTGCCTACAAGTCTGGTGCGGAGGAAAAAGACAGGTATCACTTTGAGAAGGCAAGAGCTTACAGCGATATCTCCATGTATTTAGCATCAGAACAAGATGGGATAGGATCAAAGATCTTCGCAATAAGGAGTATGAATTCAGCATCTAAAGCTTTGGGTGGACTAAAAGGCATAGACCCTATGGAATTTATCAGTGATGAGAAGTTTGAAAAGCTAACGGGACTGAGCCTAAAGGAAGTGAACGAAAGGCTCCAATACATTAGAGAGAACAAAGGTGAAAACTGTGCACCTGATGAGCTTGCAAAAACTGAGGCATATTATGAGGCGCTCTTTTACGAGATAAACAAGGAAAAAGTTAATCGTGTTGTGCTTATGAAGTTATATAACGATGTAGTCAATAACAGCTTCTCCGCACAGGAAAAGCTAAGGTCTGCCATAGACAACAAGCTTGAATGCTATACAGGAAAAACACAAATAGTGCAGGCACAGGTACAAGAAGAGAAACCAAAGGAAGAGGAAAAACCAAAGGAAGAAAGTATCAAGGAAGAACCCCTTATGGTCACTGCAAGGATACACTTTGACTTTGACAGATACAATATAAAGAAAGAGTACATTCCACTTCTCAATCAAGTGGTTAAAACTCTCAAAGAAAATCCCAGTGTGAAGGTGAGAATAGAAGGCTACACAGATAATATAGGAAGCAAGGCATACAACGACAGACTTGCTTTAAGAAGGGCACAAGCTGTGAGAGACTATCTTGTAAAGCACGGTATAGAGGAAAGTAGAATAGAAACAGTAGGTTTCGGAAAAGAAAAATACATAGCAGACAATAAAACCTCCATAGGTAGGTTTACTAACAGGAGGGCAGATTTTATCATTTTAAGACTTTCTTCTCAGTAA
- a CDS encoding SCO family protein, translated as MRKVFLMLFLVSLTHAYSNLPKDSYFNPEVLRINQELYLGKKLRNYTILTDKGWTDLYSVINKKPTILQLAYYTCDASCPILTENLLKAVKDLNKKEFNVLILSFDRRDSIETLKTFKTKLGSVPDNWTFGVLQEEDIKDLTQSVGFKFFFSERDKTFVHPNTLIFLSPDGKVMRYLFGTFPRTKDINLALIDAQREKPTINNIVDLALLACYRYDPHRSRYVVDPVVIFALMGFGLIGITGLLTLTFKKVQEV; from the coding sequence GTGAGGAAGGTTTTCCTCATGCTTTTTCTTGTATCTTTAACTCATGCTTACAGTAATCTTCCAAAGGATTCCTACTTTAACCCTGAGGTGTTAAGGATAAACCAAGAGCTATACTTGGGCAAAAAACTCAGAAACTACACTATACTTACAGACAAAGGTTGGACTGATCTGTATAGTGTTATCAACAAAAAACCTACTATCCTTCAACTTGCTTATTATACATGCGATGCGAGCTGTCCCATACTAACGGAAAACCTTCTAAAAGCGGTAAAAGACTTAAACAAAAAAGAGTTTAATGTGCTCATTCTTTCCTTTGATAGGAGGGACAGTATAGAAACCCTAAAAACCTTTAAAACAAAACTTGGCAGTGTACCTGACAACTGGACCTTTGGTGTTCTTCAAGAGGAAGACATAAAAGACCTTACACAGAGTGTAGGATTCAAATTTTTCTTTTCGGAAAGGGATAAGACCTTTGTGCATCCCAACACTCTTATATTTCTTTCTCCAGATGGCAAGGTTATGAGGTATTTATTCGGAACCTTTCCGCGCACCAAGGACATCAACTTGGCGCTCATTGACGCTCAAAGAGAAAAGCCTACTATAAACAACATAGTGGACCTTGCTCTACTTGCGTGCTACAGATACGATCCTCACAGAAGCAGGTATGTTGTAGATCCTGTCGTGATCTTTGCATTAATGGGTTTTGGACTTATCGGTATTACAGGCTTACTTACATTAACTTTTAAAAAAGTTCAGGAGGTGTAA
- a CDS encoding precorrin-2 dehydrogenase/sirohydrochlorin ferrochelatase family protein, with protein MPYFPAFLNIENKEVVVIGGGKVAERKIEKLLLFKPRIKVIAPKITPLIESLEKEGKLSIVRRRFILKDIERAFLVIVAVNNIKLQKRVYMYCKKRNILCNAVDSPDFCTFIFPALVLRGDVVIGISTSGKVPALSRSLREYVQRVLPEDLEKIEEKLENIRSSLPKGKKRQELMVKLSKRFLNL; from the coding sequence ATGCCTTATTTTCCAGCGTTTTTGAACATTGAAAATAAGGAGGTAGTAGTAATAGGAGGAGGTAAAGTCGCAGAAAGGAAGATAGAAAAACTCTTGCTCTTTAAACCACGTATAAAGGTAATTGCACCAAAGATAACACCACTTATTGAAAGTTTAGAAAAGGAAGGAAAACTCAGTATAGTAAGAAGGAGATTTATTCTAAAGGACATAGAGAGAGCTTTTTTAGTCATAGTTGCTGTTAATAACATAAAACTACAGAAAAGAGTCTATATGTATTGTAAAAAAAGAAATATACTGTGCAATGCGGTTGACAGTCCAGATTTTTGCACCTTTATATTTCCCGCCTTAGTCCTTAGGGGGGATGTGGTCATAGGCATATCCACTTCAGGTAAAGTTCCTGCTCTTTCACGCAGTCTAAGAGAGTATGTGCAAAGGGTCCTGCCTGAGGATCTGGAAAAGATAGAGGAGAAATTGGAAAACATAAGGAGTAGTTTACCTAAAGGTAAAAAGAGGCAAGAGTTGATGGTTAAGCTTTCTAAAAGGTTTCTTAATTTATAA
- a CDS encoding cytochrome c oxidase subunit 3, producing MAQHEVHHHLGQHETSIWPLPVGLGILLLPIAITAYVAWHQQVMGLVLGGVSLLLMIFGLIGWADEFFKRGHEEGLGGLAITLFIATEVIIFGTMFAAFWTARVTHADVWHSWVPKMNFVIPIILTLILWASSFTILISEKSAEAGKRGASILWLVATLLLGTSFVIIHFNEWQHLWHEGFTLSSNMYGTGFYALTGIHTSHVLVGLISQLYVLWLLMSGRMSPHKTTMFKAVSIYWHFVDLMWLLVASSAYIIGGLV from the coding sequence ATGGCACAACACGAGGTGCACCATCACCTTGGACAGCATGAAACGAGTATCTGGCCTCTACCGGTAGGTTTAGGTATCCTTCTTCTACCCATAGCAATAACTGCCTATGTAGCGTGGCACCAGCAGGTAATGGGGTTAGTGTTAGGTGGAGTGTCCCTCTTGCTTATGATCTTTGGACTTATAGGTTGGGCAGATGAGTTTTTCAAAAGAGGTCATGAAGAGGGGCTTGGTGGTCTTGCTATTACGCTTTTCATAGCCACTGAAGTCATCATATTTGGTACTATGTTTGCAGCCTTTTGGACTGCAAGGGTAACTCACGCAGACGTGTGGCACAGTTGGGTACCCAAAATGAACTTTGTCATACCGATTATCCTGACCCTCATACTTTGGGCTTCAAGCTTTACTATTCTCATCTCAGAAAAATCAGCAGAGGCAGGTAAAAGAGGTGCATCTATACTGTGGCTTGTTGCTACGCTCCTACTGGGAACTTCCTTCGTAATCATTCACTTTAATGAATGGCAACATCTATGGCACGAAGGTTTTACTCTTAGCTCTAACATGTACGGCACCGGTTTTTACGCCCTTACGGGGATACACACTTCTCACGTGCTTGTAGGTTTAATATCCCAACTGTATGTACTTTGGCTGCTCATGTCTGGTAGGATGTCTCCTCACAAGACCACCATGTTCAAAGCGGTTAGCATATACTGGCACTTTGTAGACCTCATGTGGCTCTTAGTTGCAAGCAGTGCCTATATCATAGGAGGTTTAGTGTGA
- a CDS encoding cytochrome c oxidase subunit I, with translation MAAVGIYKPWYSAGIKEWLFTTDHKKIAVFYGVTTLLFFLIAGLMALGIRLELWQPGLQFVSPETYNYLLTGHGVVMLLWWAIGVWSAFANFLIPLMIGARDVAFPRLNALSWWTFFAASVLVLLTLIPSNHVKMMWTGYPPYSLNDDAGITALYVFIIHLTGAASIMGAVNFIVTTLRMRAPGVSLKNMNLLLHGIMAANVIQLLGVPSFAGAVTMLFLDKYLGTNFFNPNLGGDPLIYENVFWFYSHPAVYVMILPAFGVFSEVIATFARKPIFGQITMVFAIWAIALLGFMVWVHHLFTSGIPDWVRIVFSYTTVLIGVPTGIKIFNWVATLYKGSIRYTTPMLFTLGGIFMFLIGGLTGIPLALPSFDINAQDSQFVVAHFHYVLGMATTLGAFSGIYYWFPKLTGKMYNEKLGKLSFWIIMIGSNLFYFFQFIIGLEGMPRRYADYPPIPEFIELQHIQTIGAFILAFGILLSLINWVVSALKGKEAGANPWGSNSLEWQIPSPPPPHNFDRIPELPEGWDPYDYGRHKPQHA, from the coding sequence ATGGCAGCAGTAGGCATTTACAAGCCTTGGTATAGTGCAGGTATTAAGGAGTGGCTCTTTACAACAGACCACAAGAAGATAGCAGTCTTTTACGGTGTAACCACTTTGCTCTTCTTTCTGATAGCAGGACTTATGGCTTTGGGCATTAGGTTAGAGCTATGGCAACCTGGCCTTCAGTTCGTATCCCCCGAAACTTACAACTACCTTCTTACTGGACACGGTGTTGTAATGCTCCTGTGGTGGGCTATAGGTGTGTGGAGTGCTTTTGCCAACTTTTTGATCCCTCTCATGATAGGTGCAAGAGATGTAGCCTTTCCGAGACTAAATGCCTTAAGCTGGTGGACTTTCTTTGCAGCAAGCGTACTTGTTCTTCTCACCCTTATACCTTCTAACCACGTAAAGATGATGTGGACAGGATACCCTCCATATTCTCTGAACGATGATGCGGGAATTACGGCTTTATATGTATTCATAATTCACCTTACAGGTGCAGCTTCTATAATGGGTGCGGTCAACTTTATAGTCACCACCCTTAGGATGAGAGCGCCAGGGGTTTCTCTTAAGAACATGAACCTTCTTCTACACGGTATAATGGCTGCTAATGTTATACAGCTTCTTGGTGTTCCTTCCTTTGCGGGTGCAGTCACCATGCTATTCCTTGACAAGTACCTTGGGACCAACTTTTTCAACCCTAACCTTGGTGGAGACCCGCTTATATACGAAAATGTGTTCTGGTTTTACTCCCATCCGGCGGTTTATGTTATGATTCTACCAGCTTTTGGTGTATTTTCAGAAGTTATTGCCACCTTTGCGAGAAAACCCATCTTTGGACAGATCACCATGGTCTTTGCCATATGGGCGATAGCTCTGCTTGGTTTTATGGTTTGGGTACACCACCTGTTTACTTCCGGCATACCCGATTGGGTAAGGATAGTGTTCTCTTATACCACAGTTCTGATAGGTGTTCCTACAGGAATAAAGATCTTTAACTGGGTAGCAACCTTATACAAAGGTTCTATAAGATACACAACCCCCATGCTTTTTACCCTCGGTGGGATATTTATGTTCCTCATAGGTGGTCTTACAGGTATACCTCTTGCACTCCCGTCCTTTGACATAAACGCTCAAGATTCTCAATTTGTAGTGGCACACTTCCACTATGTTCTTGGTATGGCTACTACTCTTGGAGCCTTTAGCGGTATATACTACTGGTTCCCAAAACTCACTGGAAAGATGTATAACGAAAAACTTGGAAAGCTGAGCTTTTGGATCATCATGATAGGCTCAAATCTCTTCTACTTCTTCCAATTCATTATAGGTCTTGAAGGTATGCCAAGAAGGTATGCGGATTATCCACCTATACCTGAATTCATAGAACTTCAACACATACAAACCATAGGTGCCTTTATACTGGCTTTTGGTATACTCCTTAGCCTCATAAACTGGGTTGTATCCGCTCTAAAAGGTAAAGAAGCAGGGGCTAATCCTTGGGGTTCTAACTCCTTAGAGTGGCAGATACCCTCTCCACCACCACCCCATAACTTTGACCGCATACCTGAACTGCCCGAAGGTTGGGATCCTTACGATTATGGTCGCCACAAACCTCAACACGCCTAA
- a CDS encoding endonuclease III domain-containing protein, producing MRKEDLDKVIGILREEFPKWNAPVVSLIAQKTGDPFRVLVCALISTRTKDETTAMVCKRLFERIKSVEDLYLIDKDELSELLYPVGFYKNKALFLKEIAKELKEKYNSKVPDKLEELLKLKGVGRKVANLVLAEGYGIPAICVDTHVHRITNRWCLVKTKKPEETERQLTKILPKKYWIEFNKLLVAFGQTICKPVKPLCHICPIREYCEYPEAKMQTRAS from the coding sequence ATGAGAAAAGAAGACTTGGATAAGGTGATAGGCATTCTGAGGGAAGAGTTTCCCAAGTGGAACGCGCCAGTGGTGAGCCTCATAGCTCAAAAGACAGGAGATCCCTTTAGGGTGCTTGTTTGTGCTCTCATATCAACAAGGACAAAAGATGAGACAACAGCGATGGTCTGTAAAAGGCTCTTTGAGAGGATAAAAAGTGTAGAAGACCTTTACCTAATAGATAAGGATGAGCTCTCAGAACTTCTTTATCCTGTGGGATTTTACAAGAACAAGGCGCTTTTCCTAAAAGAAATAGCTAAGGAGCTGAAGGAAAAGTATAACTCAAAGGTTCCAGATAAGTTGGAAGAACTCTTAAAACTCAAGGGTGTAGGCAGAAAGGTTGCCAATCTTGTTCTTGCTGAAGGCTATGGTATACCCGCTATATGCGTAGACACCCATGTGCACAGGATCACCAACAGGTGGTGTCTTGTGAAGACCAAAAAGCCTGAAGAGACCGAACGTCAGCTTACCAAAATACTTCCTAAGAAGTATTGGATAGAGTTTAACAAGCTCCTTGTAGCCTTTGGTCAAACAATTTGCAAACCTGTAAAACCCTTGTGTCATATATGTCCAATAAGGGAATACTGTGAGTACCCAGAGGCTAAGATGCAGACAAGAGCCTCCTAA
- a CDS encoding vWA domain-containing protein, producing MREKWKTISSLLENEFDLIVQASYEGWGAGYDPKFLPLVEMWARGELDEVPPNVKRPVGVVFGIPDLVRKSEDYIINAIRHEISYLLSTELSLWRLGQREFFRFGYQPTAFLVLYSVLESVKTDERILKEHPESIHVLRRRYQEILSELKGFYPYHEFALGFLRLWLSKHEEIDQSVRKQVISLEDFLKEYITVNGVQAYSMLMEIAFGKYRVLIEESAELNYIDMLIDEAQGKKKEGHKGRIMTDILKKLPEEDQKVISTYQSAGDMPQDLKKNILKKLRSLPDWMRDYIKQMSYISLLEKDLEFLGHFLPKTLQTEVEHRGFVSFILKGWEDSSSEGPGFSQKDTQESEKDKKYKKEYGLNQEEFKKYQSLMRSIAPFVESMKRKFSALIPQTEEGWYWGYLHGRRIDYKKMHVEIPTGRGRIYQRRIIPEKKQLAFKLLLDISSSMRKEDKIESAIRSLLLFSETLHDMNMPFSITAFSDRVLSIKSFEEDYKTARAKIVELKNMLGGGTNIEKALLVSSEDLEIFCKKHRMKGVMIVFSDGEPTKGLKGDALKDLIRQLKSRFPLIGVGAGELRNFVEEYFEKTGIRVKDVSMLPSAFLFVMENQFRRLLSAS from the coding sequence ATGAGGGAAAAGTGGAAGACTATAAGCAGTCTTTTAGAGAACGAGTTTGACCTGATAGTTCAAGCGAGCTACGAAGGATGGGGAGCAGGATATGATCCTAAGTTTCTACCCTTGGTGGAAATGTGGGCAAGGGGGGAGTTGGACGAAGTGCCTCCAAATGTTAAAAGGCCTGTGGGTGTTGTGTTTGGCATACCTGACTTGGTACGAAAAAGCGAAGATTACATCATTAACGCCATAAGGCACGAGATAAGCTACCTGCTAAGTACGGAGCTCTCCCTTTGGAGGTTAGGCCAGAGGGAATTTTTCAGGTTTGGTTATCAACCAACCGCTTTCTTAGTACTTTATTCGGTGCTTGAATCTGTCAAAACAGATGAGCGTATTCTAAAAGAGCATCCTGAAAGCATTCATGTGCTAAGGCGTAGATACCAAGAAATACTTTCCGAACTTAAAGGCTTCTATCCTTACCACGAGTTTGCCCTGGGCTTTTTGAGGCTTTGGCTTTCCAAACACGAAGAAATAGATCAAAGTGTGCGCAAGCAGGTTATTTCTCTTGAGGATTTTCTAAAAGAGTACATCACAGTAAACGGCGTGCAAGCTTATTCTATGCTTATGGAAATCGCTTTTGGTAAATACAGGGTCCTTATAGAAGAATCCGCAGAGCTCAATTACATAGACATGCTTATTGACGAAGCACAAGGTAAAAAGAAGGAAGGGCATAAAGGTAGGATCATGACAGACATACTCAAAAAACTGCCAGAGGAGGACCAAAAGGTTATAAGCACTTATCAGAGTGCAGGTGATATGCCTCAAGACCTAAAGAAGAACATACTCAAAAAACTAAGAAGCCTGCCTGATTGGATGAGGGATTACATAAAACAGATGTCCTATATAAGCCTTCTTGAAAAGGACTTGGAATTTCTCGGACATTTCCTGCCCAAAACCCTTCAAACGGAAGTAGAGCACAGAGGCTTTGTTTCTTTTATTCTAAAAGGCTGGGAAGATAGTTCTTCTGAAGGTCCAGGCTTTAGCCAAAAAGATACACAAGAGTCCGAAAAAGATAAAAAGTACAAGAAAGAGTACGGTCTTAACCAAGAAGAGTTTAAAAAGTACCAAAGCCTCATGAGGAGTATAGCACCCTTTGTGGAATCCATGAAGAGAAAGTTCAGTGCACTCATACCTCAGACAGAAGAAGGATGGTATTGGGGATATCTTCATGGAAGGCGCATAGACTATAAAAAGATGCATGTAGAGATACCCACGGGAAGAGGTCGCATATACCAAAGAAGAATCATTCCGGAGAAAAAACAGCTTGCCTTTAAGCTTCTATTAGACATTTCTTCTTCCATGAGGAAAGAAGACAAAATAGAAAGTGCGATAAGATCTCTTCTGCTTTTCAGCGAAACGCTCCACGATATGAATATGCCTTTTTCCATAACAGCTTTTAGCGATAGAGTACTTAGTATAAAGTCCTTTGAGGAAGACTACAAAACAGCACGGGCTAAGATAGTAGAGCTCAAAAACATGTTAGGTGGTGGCACAAACATAGAGAAGGCTCTGCTTGTATCTTCTGAGGATTTAGAGATTTTTTGTAAAAAACACAGAATGAAAGGTGTAATGATCGTTTTCTCTGATGGTGAGCCTACAAAAGGATTAAAGGGTGATGCTCTAAAAGACCTGATAAGACAGCTAAAGAGTAGATTCCCTCTGATCGGTGTTGGAGCTGGTGAGCTAAGAAATTTTGTAGAAGAGTACTTTGAAAAGACGGGTATAAGAGTAAAAGATGTTTCCATGCTACCTTCAGCTTTTCTTTTTGTGATGGAAAACCAGTTTAGGAGGCTCTTGTCTGCATCTTAG
- a CDS encoding YchF/TatD family DNA exonuclease, producing MIDTHCHLDLLKKEDLEDTLKDSSLEHLITVGYDRKTIKNALKLAQENERIFCAIGFHPHEADSVSDDDLLWLKELAEKNHKVKAIGEMGLDFYKDYSDRKKQEDVFRKQINIARELGLPIVVHSRDAEEKTIEILREERAYEVGGVIHCFTGSYTFMKKCVDLGFYISYSGIITYKNADTLREVLRKTPTARMLIETDSPFLAPQPVRGKPNKPSYIWYTAEVMAKLIPNSSVEDIDRMTSENAKLLFNIGNNGRKDTITYVINNKLYINLTNKCNLHCAFCQRERERNFMVKGYWVWTSRDPSVEEVIKEIGDPTKYDEIVFCGYGEPTLRFSALKDIAKYVKLKGGKVRVDTNGLMFTYLPEEKLSELKGLVDVWSVSLNAHDEETYNKVCRPAQGDAFSKVIKFIKRALEEGFEVIATAVDYEGVDIERTRKLAESLGAKWRYRPYEVVG from the coding sequence ATGATAGACACTCATTGCCACTTAGACCTTCTTAAGAAAGAAGACCTTGAGGATACCCTCAAAGATTCTTCCCTTGAGCATCTCATAACGGTAGGTTATGATAGAAAAACCATAAAGAACGCTTTAAAACTCGCACAGGAAAATGAGCGTATTTTCTGCGCTATAGGTTTTCATCCCCACGAAGCGGATAGTGTCAGCGATGATGACCTTTTGTGGCTAAAAGAACTCGCAGAAAAGAACCATAAGGTAAAAGCTATTGGTGAGATGGGTCTTGACTTTTACAAAGACTACTCGGATAGGAAAAAGCAGGAGGATGTGTTTAGGAAGCAAATTAACATAGCAAGAGAGCTGGGTCTTCCCATAGTAGTTCATAGCAGAGATGCGGAAGAAAAAACCATAGAAATACTCAGAGAGGAGAGAGCTTACGAAGTGGGTGGAGTTATTCACTGTTTTACCGGAAGCTACACATTTATGAAAAAGTGTGTGGACCTTGGTTTTTACATATCCTACTCTGGAATAATAACTTACAAGAATGCAGACACTCTCAGAGAAGTATTAAGAAAGACACCCACCGCAAGGATGCTTATAGAGACGGACAGTCCTTTTTTGGCACCACAGCCTGTTAGAGGAAAGCCTAACAAACCTTCCTACATATGGTATACAGCGGAAGTTATGGCAAAGCTTATTCCTAACTCTTCCGTTGAGGATATAGACCGCATGACCTCCGAAAACGCCAAACTACTCTTCAACATAGGAAATAACGGAAGGAAAGATACCATAACCTATGTTATAAACAACAAGCTTTACATAAATTTAACTAATAAGTGCAACTTGCACTGTGCTTTCTGTCAGAGGGAAAGAGAGAGAAACTTTATGGTAAAGGGCTATTGGGTTTGGACATCAAGAGATCCGAGCGTTGAGGAGGTTATCAAAGAGATAGGAGATCCCACAAAGTACGATGAAATAGTTTTTTGCGGATACGGCGAGCCTACATTGAGGTTTTCAGCGCTCAAAGATATAGCCAAGTATGTTAAGTTAAAAGGTGGTAAGGTGCGCGTTGATACGAACGGTCTTATGTTTACCTACCTTCCAGAAGAAAAGTTATCAGAGCTTAAGGGTTTAGTTGATGTTTGGTCTGTTAGTTTGAACGCTCACGATGAAGAAACGTATAACAAGGTGTGTAGGCCAGCGCAAGGTGATGCTTTCAGTAAGGTTATAAAGTTTATTAAAAGAGCTTTGGAAGAAGGTTTTGAGGTAATTGCTACCGCTGTTGATTACGAAGGTGTTGACATAGAAAGGACAAGAAAACTTGCAGAATCTCTTGGAGCTAAATGGAGGTACAGACCTTACGAGGTGGTAGGCTAA
- the dtd gene encoding D-aminoacyl-tRNA deacylase, with product MRAIVQRVKASWVLVDGEEVGRIGTGLNVLLGVGRGDTQEDADKLADKILNLRVFEDEKGKFNYSVLDVKGSVLVVSQFTLYANLRKGRRPSFEEAEDPKKAQELYNYFVEVMSKSVPVSTGRFGASMEVHIVNWGPATFFLDSKEL from the coding sequence GTGAGGGCTATTGTACAAAGGGTAAAGGCATCGTGGGTTTTAGTAGATGGAGAAGAAGTAGGCAGAATAGGGACGGGATTAAATGTGCTTCTTGGGGTAGGCAGAGGTGATACTCAAGAAGATGCGGATAAGTTAGCTGATAAGATCCTAAACCTGCGGGTCTTTGAAGACGAGAAGGGTAAGTTTAACTATTCTGTTCTTGATGTAAAAGGTTCCGTTTTAGTAGTGTCTCAGTTCACCCTTTACGCTAATTTAAGAAAAGGTAGAAGGCCAAGCTTTGAAGAAGCAGAAGATCCAAAAAAAGCTCAGGAGCTTTACAACTACTTTGTAGAGGTTATGTCTAAGAGCGTTCCTGTAAGCACAGGAAGGTTCGGTGCAAGTATGGAAGTGCACATAGTAAACTGGGGACCTGCAACCTTCTTCTTAGACAGTAAGGAGCTTTGA
- the cysM gene encoding cysteine synthase B, with the protein MWVLGEHDEPYRKLRNSILNLVGNTPLVRIKKIIPKDISPKVEIYAKLESFNPGGSVKDRPALSMFLSAMKEGILEGKTVIDATSGNTGIALAMVGAALNVPVELAMPANVSEERKKIIKAYGAKVYLTDPLEGTDGAILFVREKVAKEPEKYLYLDQYNNPANWKAHFYSTGIEIWHQTNGRITHLVAGIGTGGTIMGTGRRLKVYNPQVQIVGVQPAYPFHGIEGLKHIESSIKPGIFDETFLDRTIFVETEHAYEMTKRLALEEAIFVGQSSGAALYAAFLLAKELEEGVIVVVFPDGGEKYLTTAPFKD; encoded by the coding sequence ATGTGGGTTTTGGGTGAGCACGACGAACCGTACAGAAAACTAAGAAACTCCATACTAAACCTTGTAGGAAACACGCCCTTGGTTAGGATCAAGAAGATAATCCCAAAAGATATCTCTCCCAAGGTGGAAATATACGCAAAGCTTGAAAGTTTTAATCCCGGAGGGTCTGTAAAGGACAGACCTGCTCTTAGCATGTTCCTTTCTGCTATGAAAGAAGGTATATTGGAGGGAAAAACAGTCATAGACGCAACTTCTGGTAATACGGGAATAGCTCTTGCTATGGTGGGTGCAGCTCTTAATGTGCCTGTAGAACTTGCCATGCCTGCTAACGTCAGCGAGGAAAGGAAAAAGATTATAAAAGCTTACGGGGCTAAAGTGTATCTAACTGACCCATTGGAAGGTACGGACGGAGCCATCCTTTTTGTTAGAGAAAAAGTAGCAAAAGAGCCAGAAAAGTATCTGTATCTTGACCAATATAATAACCCAGCAAACTGGAAAGCTCACTTTTATTCTACAGGCATAGAGATATGGCATCAGACAAACGGGCGCATTACTCATTTGGTTGCAGGTATAGGTACTGGCGGTACTATAATGGGCACAGGAAGAAGGTTAAAGGTGTACAATCCCCAAGTACAGATAGTGGGTGTACAACCTGCTTATCCCTTTCACGGCATAGAAGGGCTAAAGCACATAGAAAGTTCCATAAAGCCTGGCATATTTGACGAAACCTTTTTGGACAGAACCATCTTTGTAGAGACGGAGCACGCTTACGAGATGACCAAAAGGTTAGCCCTTGAGGAAGCCATCTTTGTAGGTCAGTCTTCTGGTGCAGCTCTTTATGCTGCCTTCCTTTTGGCAAAGGAGCTTGAAGAGGGTGTTATAGTAGTTGTATTTCCCGATGGTGGAGAAAAGTACCTTACCACAGCGCCCTTTAAAGACTAA